A section of the Chelmon rostratus isolate fCheRos1 chromosome 16, fCheRos1.pri, whole genome shotgun sequence genome encodes:
- the LOC121619927 gene encoding programmed cell death 6-interacting protein isoform X4: protein MATFISAPLKKSSDVDLVKPLSKFVTATYPAGEEQGEYIRAVEELNKLRRNALMRTLDKHESSLEILLRYYDQLCAVEPKFPFSENQLCLTFTWRDAFDKGSLFGGSVKLALASLGYEKTCVLFNVAALASQIASEQNLDNDEGLKAAAKYYQLASGAFGHIKDTVLSALNREPTMDISPETVGTLSLIMLAQAQEVIFLKATSDKMKDAVIAKLANQAADFYGDAFKQCQYKDNLPKEVLPVLAAKHCIMQANAELHQSVLAKQKKRFGEEIARLQHAAELVKTVASRYDEYVSVKDLSDKINRALAAAKKDNDFIYHDRVPEVKDLEHIGKAALVRATAITPPLSQKFTDLFEKMVPMAVQQSMSVYSQRKAETVNRLVGMMREATNLCNGVLASLNLPAALEDLSGDSIPQSIAEKARSIVQQGGLQSIEQLIRDLPELLTRNREILDESLKMLDEEETTDNELRSKFNQRWNRTPSGDLYKPLRAEGANFRNILDKAVQADQVVKDRYNTHCEMITLLCKPENELNAAIPSANPTKTLQGSEVVNVLRSQLTQLDEMKKERETLEGEIKGVTFDMSTTFLTALAQDGAINEEQLSVSQLDQLYGAYNQRVQASLRTQEELLGQVQTSHQEFSSLKQSNTEANQREEVLKKLASAHDSYVEISNNLREGTKFYNDLTEILLKFQNKCSDIVFARKTERDELLKELQQSIAREPSAPSFNVPAYQSTPAAPAAPAAGPTPAPRTVFPPQAQQQPQAKPLPPARPPPPNFTPQAASTTPTNTQPVGPPTGNPPPVAPPSQAQGPPYPSYQGYPGYFQMPMGYNPYAYGQYNMPNMPNMPYMPYQATPGQGGYPAAPPAGQPYPGYPQQPPQQQQPYYPQQ from the exons ATGGCAACGTTTATTTCAGCCCCGTTAAAAAAGTCGTCTGATGTGGATCTGGTGAAACCGCTGTCGAAATTTGTAACAGCTACATACCCAGCGGGCGAGGAGCAGGGAGAGTATATCCGCGCCGTGGAGGAGTTGAACAAGCTCCGCAGAAACGCGCTGATGAGGACGCTGGACAAACATGAGAGCTCCCTGGAGATTCTGCTCAG atATTATGACCAGCTGTGTGCTGTCGAGCCCAAGTTTCCCTTCTCTGAAAACCAG CTCTGCTTAACCTTCACATGGAGGGATGCCTTTGATAAAGGATCACTGTTCGGTGGCTCAGTCAAGCTTG CTTTGGCCAGTTTGGGCTACGAGAAGACATGCGTGTTGTTCAACGTGGCAGCGCTGGCCAGTCAGATCGCTTCAGAGCAGAACCTGGACAACGATGAGGGACTGAAGGCTGCAGCCAAATACTATCAG CTGGCCAGCGGGGCGTTTGGCCACATCAAGGACACAGTGCTGTCAGCACTGAACAGGGAGCCCACCATGGACATCTCCCCCGAAACTGTGGGTACCCTGAGCCTCATCATGCTGGCCCAGGCCCAGGAGGTCATCTTCCTCAAAGCCACCTCAG ATAAGATGAAAGATGCTGTCATCGCAAAGCTGGCCAATCAGGCAGCAGATTTCTACGGTGACGCCTTCAAGCAGTGCCAGTACAAAGACAACCTTCCCAAG gaagTGCTGCCGGTGCTGGCGGCCAAGCACTGCATCATGCAAGCCAACGCTGAGCTGCACCAGAGCGTCCTGGCCAAGCAGAAGAAACGCTTTGGAGAGGAGATCGCTCGCCTGCAG CATGCAGCAGAGCTGGTGAAGACAGTGGCGTCCCGCTACGACGAATACGTGAGCGTTAAGGACCTGAGTGACAAGATCAACCGAGCCCTCGCCGCAGCCAAGAAAGACAATGACTTTATCTACCACGACCGTGTGCCTGAGGTCAAGGATCTGGAGCACATTGGCAAGGCAGCGCTGGTCAGAGCCACCGCCATCACACCTCCACTCAGCCAGAAATTCACAG ACTTGTTTGAGAAGATGGTCCCCATGGCGGTGCAGCAGTCCATGAGCGTTTACAGCCAGAGGAAGGCTGAGACTGTTAACAGACTGGTGGGAATGATGAGGGAGGCCACCAATCTCTGCAACGG GGTTTTGGCATCCCTAAACCTGCCAGCTGCTCTGGAGGATCTGTCAGGAGACTCTATCCCACAATCCATTGCTGAGAAGGCCCGGTCCATCGTTCAGCAGGGAGGACTGCAGAGCATCGAGCAGCTAATCAGAGACCTGCCTGAGCTTCTGACCCGCAACCGAGAGATCCTGGACGAG TCTCTGAAGATGTTGGATGAAGAAGAGACGACAGACAACGAGCTGAGAAGCAAGTTCAACCAGCGCTGGAACAGAACCCCCTCTGGAGACCTGTACAAGCCCCTCcgtgcag AGGGAGCTAACTTCCGCAACATCTTGGACAAGGCCGTGCAGGCGGACCAGGTCGTGAAGGACCGCTACAACACCCACTGTGAGATGATCACCCTGCTGTGCAAACCAGAGAACGAGCTCAATGCTGCCATCCCATCCGCCAACCCGACCAAGACACTGCAGGGCAGCGAG GTAGTGAACGTGCTGCGCTCCCAGCTCACCCAGCTGGAcgagatgaagaaggagagggagaccCTGGAGGGGGAGATCAAGGGCGTGACCTTTGACATGTCTACCACCTTCCTGACGGCGCTCGCCCAGGACGGGGCCATCAATGAGGAGCAGCTGTCAGTCTCCCAGCTCGACCAGTTGTACGGCGCCTACAACCAGAGGGTACAGGCCAGCCTCCGCACACAGGAAGAGCTGCTGGGACAAGTTCAG ACATCCCACCAGGAGTTCAGCAGTCTGAAGCAGTCCAACACGGAGGCCaatcagagggaggaggtgctGAAGAAGCTGGCTTCAGCCCATGACAGCTACGTCGAGATCAGCAACAACCTGCGCGAAGGCACCAAG TTCTACAACGACTTGACAGAAATCCTGCTCAAGTTCCAGAACAAATGCAGCGACATCGTTTTCGCTCGCAAGACGGAGCGGGACGAGCTTCTCAA agagctgcagcagagcatcGCCCGAGAGCCCAGTGCTCCATCCTTCAACGTCCCCGCCTATCAGAGCACCCCAGCTGCCCCTGCTGCCCCCGCTGCCGGCCCAACCCCGGCGCCCAGGACCGTCTTT CCACCACAAGCCCAGCAGCAGCCCCAGGCCAAGCCCCTGCCCCCAGCCAGGCCTCCTCCACCAAACTTCACGCCTCAGGCAGCATCCACCACTCCCACCAACACGCAACCTGTTGGCCCTCCCACCGGCAACCCGCCACCTGTGGCCCCACCATCGCAGGCCCAGGGACCACCTTACCCCAGCTACCAGGGCTATCCAGG GTACTTCCAGATGCCCATGGGCTACAATCCCTATGCTTATGGCCAATACAACATGCCCAACATGCCCAACATGCCCTACATGCCCTACCAGGCGACTCCAGGACAGGGAGGCTACCCAGCAGCCCCCCCTGCCGGACAACCCTACCCCGGCTACCCCCAGCAAcccccacagcagcagcagccctaCTACCCTCAGCAATAA
- the LOC121619927 gene encoding programmed cell death 6-interacting protein isoform X3 produces the protein MATFISAPLKKSSDVDLVKPLSKFVTATYPAGEEQGEYIRAVEELNKLRRNALMRTLDKHESSLEILLRYYDQLCAVEPKFPFSENQLCLTFTWRDAFDKGSLFGGSVKLALASLGYEKTCVLFNVAALASQIASEQNLDNDEGLKAAAKYYQLASGAFGHIKDTVLSALNREPTMDISPETVGTLSLIMLAQAQEVIFLKATSDKMKDAVIAKLANQAADFYGDAFKQCQYKDNLPKEVLPVLAAKHCIMQANAELHQSVLAKQKKRFGEEIARLQHAAELVKTVASRYDEYVSVKDLSDKINRALAAAKKDNDFIYHDRVPEVKDLEHIGKAALVRATAITPPLSQKFTDLFEKMVPMAVQQSMSVYSQRKAETVNRLVGMMREATNLCNGVLASLNLPAALEDLSGDSIPQSIAEKARSIVQQGGLQSIEQLIRDLPELLTRNREILDESLKMLDEEETTDNELRSKFNQRWNRTPSGDLYKPLRAEGANFRNILDKAVQADQVVKDRYNTHCEMITLLCKPENELNAAIPSANPTKTLQGSEVVNVLRSQLTQLDEMKKERETLEGEIKGVTFDMSTTFLTALAQDGAINEEQLSVSQLDQLYGAYNQRVQASLRTQEELLGQVQTSHQEFSSLKQSNTEANQREEVLKKLASAHDSYVEISNNLREGTKFYNDLTEILLKFQNKCSDIVFARKTERDELLKELQQSIAREPSAPSFNVPAYQSTPAAPAAPAAGPTPAPRTVFQPPQAQQQPQAKPLPPARPPPPNFTPQAASTTPTNTQPVGPPTGNPPPVAPPSQAQGPPYPSYQGYPGYFQMPMGYNPYAYGQYNMPNMPNMPYMPYQATPGQGGYPAAPPAGQPYPGYPQQPPQQQQPYYPQQ, from the exons ATGGCAACGTTTATTTCAGCCCCGTTAAAAAAGTCGTCTGATGTGGATCTGGTGAAACCGCTGTCGAAATTTGTAACAGCTACATACCCAGCGGGCGAGGAGCAGGGAGAGTATATCCGCGCCGTGGAGGAGTTGAACAAGCTCCGCAGAAACGCGCTGATGAGGACGCTGGACAAACATGAGAGCTCCCTGGAGATTCTGCTCAG atATTATGACCAGCTGTGTGCTGTCGAGCCCAAGTTTCCCTTCTCTGAAAACCAG CTCTGCTTAACCTTCACATGGAGGGATGCCTTTGATAAAGGATCACTGTTCGGTGGCTCAGTCAAGCTTG CTTTGGCCAGTTTGGGCTACGAGAAGACATGCGTGTTGTTCAACGTGGCAGCGCTGGCCAGTCAGATCGCTTCAGAGCAGAACCTGGACAACGATGAGGGACTGAAGGCTGCAGCCAAATACTATCAG CTGGCCAGCGGGGCGTTTGGCCACATCAAGGACACAGTGCTGTCAGCACTGAACAGGGAGCCCACCATGGACATCTCCCCCGAAACTGTGGGTACCCTGAGCCTCATCATGCTGGCCCAGGCCCAGGAGGTCATCTTCCTCAAAGCCACCTCAG ATAAGATGAAAGATGCTGTCATCGCAAAGCTGGCCAATCAGGCAGCAGATTTCTACGGTGACGCCTTCAAGCAGTGCCAGTACAAAGACAACCTTCCCAAG gaagTGCTGCCGGTGCTGGCGGCCAAGCACTGCATCATGCAAGCCAACGCTGAGCTGCACCAGAGCGTCCTGGCCAAGCAGAAGAAACGCTTTGGAGAGGAGATCGCTCGCCTGCAG CATGCAGCAGAGCTGGTGAAGACAGTGGCGTCCCGCTACGACGAATACGTGAGCGTTAAGGACCTGAGTGACAAGATCAACCGAGCCCTCGCCGCAGCCAAGAAAGACAATGACTTTATCTACCACGACCGTGTGCCTGAGGTCAAGGATCTGGAGCACATTGGCAAGGCAGCGCTGGTCAGAGCCACCGCCATCACACCTCCACTCAGCCAGAAATTCACAG ACTTGTTTGAGAAGATGGTCCCCATGGCGGTGCAGCAGTCCATGAGCGTTTACAGCCAGAGGAAGGCTGAGACTGTTAACAGACTGGTGGGAATGATGAGGGAGGCCACCAATCTCTGCAACGG GGTTTTGGCATCCCTAAACCTGCCAGCTGCTCTGGAGGATCTGTCAGGAGACTCTATCCCACAATCCATTGCTGAGAAGGCCCGGTCCATCGTTCAGCAGGGAGGACTGCAGAGCATCGAGCAGCTAATCAGAGACCTGCCTGAGCTTCTGACCCGCAACCGAGAGATCCTGGACGAG TCTCTGAAGATGTTGGATGAAGAAGAGACGACAGACAACGAGCTGAGAAGCAAGTTCAACCAGCGCTGGAACAGAACCCCCTCTGGAGACCTGTACAAGCCCCTCcgtgcag AGGGAGCTAACTTCCGCAACATCTTGGACAAGGCCGTGCAGGCGGACCAGGTCGTGAAGGACCGCTACAACACCCACTGTGAGATGATCACCCTGCTGTGCAAACCAGAGAACGAGCTCAATGCTGCCATCCCATCCGCCAACCCGACCAAGACACTGCAGGGCAGCGAG GTAGTGAACGTGCTGCGCTCCCAGCTCACCCAGCTGGAcgagatgaagaaggagagggagaccCTGGAGGGGGAGATCAAGGGCGTGACCTTTGACATGTCTACCACCTTCCTGACGGCGCTCGCCCAGGACGGGGCCATCAATGAGGAGCAGCTGTCAGTCTCCCAGCTCGACCAGTTGTACGGCGCCTACAACCAGAGGGTACAGGCCAGCCTCCGCACACAGGAAGAGCTGCTGGGACAAGTTCAG ACATCCCACCAGGAGTTCAGCAGTCTGAAGCAGTCCAACACGGAGGCCaatcagagggaggaggtgctGAAGAAGCTGGCTTCAGCCCATGACAGCTACGTCGAGATCAGCAACAACCTGCGCGAAGGCACCAAG TTCTACAACGACTTGACAGAAATCCTGCTCAAGTTCCAGAACAAATGCAGCGACATCGTTTTCGCTCGCAAGACGGAGCGGGACGAGCTTCTCAA agagctgcagcagagcatcGCCCGAGAGCCCAGTGCTCCATCCTTCAACGTCCCCGCCTATCAGAGCACCCCAGCTGCCCCTGCTGCCCCCGCTGCCGGCCCAACCCCGGCGCCCAGGACCGTCTTT CAGCCACCACAAGCCCAGCAGCAGCCCCAGGCCAAGCCCCTGCCCCCAGCCAGGCCTCCTCCACCAAACTTCACGCCTCAGGCAGCATCCACCACTCCCACCAACACGCAACCTGTTGGCCCTCCCACCGGCAACCCGCCACCTGTGGCCCCACCATCGCAGGCCCAGGGACCACCTTACCCCAGCTACCAGGGCTATCCAGG GTACTTCCAGATGCCCATGGGCTACAATCCCTATGCTTATGGCCAATACAACATGCCCAACATGCCCAACATGCCCTACATGCCCTACCAGGCGACTCCAGGACAGGGAGGCTACCCAGCAGCCCCCCCTGCCGGACAACCCTACCCCGGCTACCCCCAGCAAcccccacagcagcagcagccctaCTACCCTCAGCAATAA
- the LOC121619927 gene encoding programmed cell death 6-interacting protein isoform X2 — protein MATFISAPLKKSSDVDLVKPLSKFVTATYPAGEEQGEYIRAVEELNKLRRNALMRTLDKHESSLEILLRYYDQLCAVEPKFPFSENQLCLTFTWRDAFDKGSLFGGSVKLALASLGYEKTCVLFNVAALASQIASEQNLDNDEGLKAAAKYYQLASGAFGHIKDTVLSALNREPTMDISPETVGTLSLIMLAQAQEVIFLKATSDKMKDAVIAKLANQAADFYGDAFKQCQYKDNLPKYFYFQEVLPVLAAKHCIMQANAELHQSVLAKQKKRFGEEIARLQHAAELVKTVASRYDEYVSVKDLSDKINRALAAAKKDNDFIYHDRVPEVKDLEHIGKAALVRATAITPPLSQKFTDLFEKMVPMAVQQSMSVYSQRKAETVNRLVGMMREATNLCNGVLASLNLPAALEDLSGDSIPQSIAEKARSIVQQGGLQSIEQLIRDLPELLTRNREILDESLKMLDEEETTDNELRSKFNQRWNRTPSGDLYKPLRAEGANFRNILDKAVQADQVVKDRYNTHCEMITLLCKPENELNAAIPSANPTKTLQGSEVVNVLRSQLTQLDEMKKERETLEGEIKGVTFDMSTTFLTALAQDGAINEEQLSVSQLDQLYGAYNQRVQASLRTQEELLGQVQTSHQEFSSLKQSNTEANQREEVLKKLASAHDSYVEISNNLREGTKFYNDLTEILLKFQNKCSDIVFARKTERDELLKELQQSIAREPSAPSFNVPAYQSTPAAPAAPAAGPTPAPRTVFPPQAQQQPQAKPLPPARPPPPNFTPQAASTTPTNTQPVGPPTGNPPPVAPPSQAQGPPYPSYQGYPGYFQMPMGYNPYAYGQYNMPNMPNMPYMPYQATPGQGGYPAAPPAGQPYPGYPQQPPQQQQPYYPQQ, from the exons ATGGCAACGTTTATTTCAGCCCCGTTAAAAAAGTCGTCTGATGTGGATCTGGTGAAACCGCTGTCGAAATTTGTAACAGCTACATACCCAGCGGGCGAGGAGCAGGGAGAGTATATCCGCGCCGTGGAGGAGTTGAACAAGCTCCGCAGAAACGCGCTGATGAGGACGCTGGACAAACATGAGAGCTCCCTGGAGATTCTGCTCAG atATTATGACCAGCTGTGTGCTGTCGAGCCCAAGTTTCCCTTCTCTGAAAACCAG CTCTGCTTAACCTTCACATGGAGGGATGCCTTTGATAAAGGATCACTGTTCGGTGGCTCAGTCAAGCTTG CTTTGGCCAGTTTGGGCTACGAGAAGACATGCGTGTTGTTCAACGTGGCAGCGCTGGCCAGTCAGATCGCTTCAGAGCAGAACCTGGACAACGATGAGGGACTGAAGGCTGCAGCCAAATACTATCAG CTGGCCAGCGGGGCGTTTGGCCACATCAAGGACACAGTGCTGTCAGCACTGAACAGGGAGCCCACCATGGACATCTCCCCCGAAACTGTGGGTACCCTGAGCCTCATCATGCTGGCCCAGGCCCAGGAGGTCATCTTCCTCAAAGCCACCTCAG ATAAGATGAAAGATGCTGTCATCGCAAAGCTGGCCAATCAGGCAGCAGATTTCTACGGTGACGCCTTCAAGCAGTGCCAGTACAAAGACAACCTTCCCAAG tatttttattttcaggaagTGCTGCCGGTGCTGGCGGCCAAGCACTGCATCATGCAAGCCAACGCTGAGCTGCACCAGAGCGTCCTGGCCAAGCAGAAGAAACGCTTTGGAGAGGAGATCGCTCGCCTGCAG CATGCAGCAGAGCTGGTGAAGACAGTGGCGTCCCGCTACGACGAATACGTGAGCGTTAAGGACCTGAGTGACAAGATCAACCGAGCCCTCGCCGCAGCCAAGAAAGACAATGACTTTATCTACCACGACCGTGTGCCTGAGGTCAAGGATCTGGAGCACATTGGCAAGGCAGCGCTGGTCAGAGCCACCGCCATCACACCTCCACTCAGCCAGAAATTCACAG ACTTGTTTGAGAAGATGGTCCCCATGGCGGTGCAGCAGTCCATGAGCGTTTACAGCCAGAGGAAGGCTGAGACTGTTAACAGACTGGTGGGAATGATGAGGGAGGCCACCAATCTCTGCAACGG GGTTTTGGCATCCCTAAACCTGCCAGCTGCTCTGGAGGATCTGTCAGGAGACTCTATCCCACAATCCATTGCTGAGAAGGCCCGGTCCATCGTTCAGCAGGGAGGACTGCAGAGCATCGAGCAGCTAATCAGAGACCTGCCTGAGCTTCTGACCCGCAACCGAGAGATCCTGGACGAG TCTCTGAAGATGTTGGATGAAGAAGAGACGACAGACAACGAGCTGAGAAGCAAGTTCAACCAGCGCTGGAACAGAACCCCCTCTGGAGACCTGTACAAGCCCCTCcgtgcag AGGGAGCTAACTTCCGCAACATCTTGGACAAGGCCGTGCAGGCGGACCAGGTCGTGAAGGACCGCTACAACACCCACTGTGAGATGATCACCCTGCTGTGCAAACCAGAGAACGAGCTCAATGCTGCCATCCCATCCGCCAACCCGACCAAGACACTGCAGGGCAGCGAG GTAGTGAACGTGCTGCGCTCCCAGCTCACCCAGCTGGAcgagatgaagaaggagagggagaccCTGGAGGGGGAGATCAAGGGCGTGACCTTTGACATGTCTACCACCTTCCTGACGGCGCTCGCCCAGGACGGGGCCATCAATGAGGAGCAGCTGTCAGTCTCCCAGCTCGACCAGTTGTACGGCGCCTACAACCAGAGGGTACAGGCCAGCCTCCGCACACAGGAAGAGCTGCTGGGACAAGTTCAG ACATCCCACCAGGAGTTCAGCAGTCTGAAGCAGTCCAACACGGAGGCCaatcagagggaggaggtgctGAAGAAGCTGGCTTCAGCCCATGACAGCTACGTCGAGATCAGCAACAACCTGCGCGAAGGCACCAAG TTCTACAACGACTTGACAGAAATCCTGCTCAAGTTCCAGAACAAATGCAGCGACATCGTTTTCGCTCGCAAGACGGAGCGGGACGAGCTTCTCAA agagctgcagcagagcatcGCCCGAGAGCCCAGTGCTCCATCCTTCAACGTCCCCGCCTATCAGAGCACCCCAGCTGCCCCTGCTGCCCCCGCTGCCGGCCCAACCCCGGCGCCCAGGACCGTCTTT CCACCACAAGCCCAGCAGCAGCCCCAGGCCAAGCCCCTGCCCCCAGCCAGGCCTCCTCCACCAAACTTCACGCCTCAGGCAGCATCCACCACTCCCACCAACACGCAACCTGTTGGCCCTCCCACCGGCAACCCGCCACCTGTGGCCCCACCATCGCAGGCCCAGGGACCACCTTACCCCAGCTACCAGGGCTATCCAGG GTACTTCCAGATGCCCATGGGCTACAATCCCTATGCTTATGGCCAATACAACATGCCCAACATGCCCAACATGCCCTACATGCCCTACCAGGCGACTCCAGGACAGGGAGGCTACCCAGCAGCCCCCCCTGCCGGACAACCCTACCCCGGCTACCCCCAGCAAcccccacagcagcagcagccctaCTACCCTCAGCAATAA
- the LOC121619927 gene encoding programmed cell death 6-interacting protein isoform X1 produces the protein MATFISAPLKKSSDVDLVKPLSKFVTATYPAGEEQGEYIRAVEELNKLRRNALMRTLDKHESSLEILLRYYDQLCAVEPKFPFSENQLCLTFTWRDAFDKGSLFGGSVKLALASLGYEKTCVLFNVAALASQIASEQNLDNDEGLKAAAKYYQLASGAFGHIKDTVLSALNREPTMDISPETVGTLSLIMLAQAQEVIFLKATSDKMKDAVIAKLANQAADFYGDAFKQCQYKDNLPKYFYFQEVLPVLAAKHCIMQANAELHQSVLAKQKKRFGEEIARLQHAAELVKTVASRYDEYVSVKDLSDKINRALAAAKKDNDFIYHDRVPEVKDLEHIGKAALVRATAITPPLSQKFTDLFEKMVPMAVQQSMSVYSQRKAETVNRLVGMMREATNLCNGVLASLNLPAALEDLSGDSIPQSIAEKARSIVQQGGLQSIEQLIRDLPELLTRNREILDESLKMLDEEETTDNELRSKFNQRWNRTPSGDLYKPLRAEGANFRNILDKAVQADQVVKDRYNTHCEMITLLCKPENELNAAIPSANPTKTLQGSEVVNVLRSQLTQLDEMKKERETLEGEIKGVTFDMSTTFLTALAQDGAINEEQLSVSQLDQLYGAYNQRVQASLRTQEELLGQVQTSHQEFSSLKQSNTEANQREEVLKKLASAHDSYVEISNNLREGTKFYNDLTEILLKFQNKCSDIVFARKTERDELLKELQQSIAREPSAPSFNVPAYQSTPAAPAAPAAGPTPAPRTVFQPPQAQQQPQAKPLPPARPPPPNFTPQAASTTPTNTQPVGPPTGNPPPVAPPSQAQGPPYPSYQGYPGYFQMPMGYNPYAYGQYNMPNMPNMPYMPYQATPGQGGYPAAPPAGQPYPGYPQQPPQQQQPYYPQQ, from the exons ATGGCAACGTTTATTTCAGCCCCGTTAAAAAAGTCGTCTGATGTGGATCTGGTGAAACCGCTGTCGAAATTTGTAACAGCTACATACCCAGCGGGCGAGGAGCAGGGAGAGTATATCCGCGCCGTGGAGGAGTTGAACAAGCTCCGCAGAAACGCGCTGATGAGGACGCTGGACAAACATGAGAGCTCCCTGGAGATTCTGCTCAG atATTATGACCAGCTGTGTGCTGTCGAGCCCAAGTTTCCCTTCTCTGAAAACCAG CTCTGCTTAACCTTCACATGGAGGGATGCCTTTGATAAAGGATCACTGTTCGGTGGCTCAGTCAAGCTTG CTTTGGCCAGTTTGGGCTACGAGAAGACATGCGTGTTGTTCAACGTGGCAGCGCTGGCCAGTCAGATCGCTTCAGAGCAGAACCTGGACAACGATGAGGGACTGAAGGCTGCAGCCAAATACTATCAG CTGGCCAGCGGGGCGTTTGGCCACATCAAGGACACAGTGCTGTCAGCACTGAACAGGGAGCCCACCATGGACATCTCCCCCGAAACTGTGGGTACCCTGAGCCTCATCATGCTGGCCCAGGCCCAGGAGGTCATCTTCCTCAAAGCCACCTCAG ATAAGATGAAAGATGCTGTCATCGCAAAGCTGGCCAATCAGGCAGCAGATTTCTACGGTGACGCCTTCAAGCAGTGCCAGTACAAAGACAACCTTCCCAAG tatttttattttcaggaagTGCTGCCGGTGCTGGCGGCCAAGCACTGCATCATGCAAGCCAACGCTGAGCTGCACCAGAGCGTCCTGGCCAAGCAGAAGAAACGCTTTGGAGAGGAGATCGCTCGCCTGCAG CATGCAGCAGAGCTGGTGAAGACAGTGGCGTCCCGCTACGACGAATACGTGAGCGTTAAGGACCTGAGTGACAAGATCAACCGAGCCCTCGCCGCAGCCAAGAAAGACAATGACTTTATCTACCACGACCGTGTGCCTGAGGTCAAGGATCTGGAGCACATTGGCAAGGCAGCGCTGGTCAGAGCCACCGCCATCACACCTCCACTCAGCCAGAAATTCACAG ACTTGTTTGAGAAGATGGTCCCCATGGCGGTGCAGCAGTCCATGAGCGTTTACAGCCAGAGGAAGGCTGAGACTGTTAACAGACTGGTGGGAATGATGAGGGAGGCCACCAATCTCTGCAACGG GGTTTTGGCATCCCTAAACCTGCCAGCTGCTCTGGAGGATCTGTCAGGAGACTCTATCCCACAATCCATTGCTGAGAAGGCCCGGTCCATCGTTCAGCAGGGAGGACTGCAGAGCATCGAGCAGCTAATCAGAGACCTGCCTGAGCTTCTGACCCGCAACCGAGAGATCCTGGACGAG TCTCTGAAGATGTTGGATGAAGAAGAGACGACAGACAACGAGCTGAGAAGCAAGTTCAACCAGCGCTGGAACAGAACCCCCTCTGGAGACCTGTACAAGCCCCTCcgtgcag AGGGAGCTAACTTCCGCAACATCTTGGACAAGGCCGTGCAGGCGGACCAGGTCGTGAAGGACCGCTACAACACCCACTGTGAGATGATCACCCTGCTGTGCAAACCAGAGAACGAGCTCAATGCTGCCATCCCATCCGCCAACCCGACCAAGACACTGCAGGGCAGCGAG GTAGTGAACGTGCTGCGCTCCCAGCTCACCCAGCTGGAcgagatgaagaaggagagggagaccCTGGAGGGGGAGATCAAGGGCGTGACCTTTGACATGTCTACCACCTTCCTGACGGCGCTCGCCCAGGACGGGGCCATCAATGAGGAGCAGCTGTCAGTCTCCCAGCTCGACCAGTTGTACGGCGCCTACAACCAGAGGGTACAGGCCAGCCTCCGCACACAGGAAGAGCTGCTGGGACAAGTTCAG ACATCCCACCAGGAGTTCAGCAGTCTGAAGCAGTCCAACACGGAGGCCaatcagagggaggaggtgctGAAGAAGCTGGCTTCAGCCCATGACAGCTACGTCGAGATCAGCAACAACCTGCGCGAAGGCACCAAG TTCTACAACGACTTGACAGAAATCCTGCTCAAGTTCCAGAACAAATGCAGCGACATCGTTTTCGCTCGCAAGACGGAGCGGGACGAGCTTCTCAA agagctgcagcagagcatcGCCCGAGAGCCCAGTGCTCCATCCTTCAACGTCCCCGCCTATCAGAGCACCCCAGCTGCCCCTGCTGCCCCCGCTGCCGGCCCAACCCCGGCGCCCAGGACCGTCTTT CAGCCACCACAAGCCCAGCAGCAGCCCCAGGCCAAGCCCCTGCCCCCAGCCAGGCCTCCTCCACCAAACTTCACGCCTCAGGCAGCATCCACCACTCCCACCAACACGCAACCTGTTGGCCCTCCCACCGGCAACCCGCCACCTGTGGCCCCACCATCGCAGGCCCAGGGACCACCTTACCCCAGCTACCAGGGCTATCCAGG GTACTTCCAGATGCCCATGGGCTACAATCCCTATGCTTATGGCCAATACAACATGCCCAACATGCCCAACATGCCCTACATGCCCTACCAGGCGACTCCAGGACAGGGAGGCTACCCAGCAGCCCCCCCTGCCGGACAACCCTACCCCGGCTACCCCCAGCAAcccccacagcagcagcagccctaCTACCCTCAGCAATAA